In the Terriglobia bacterium genome, GGTGGCGAATCATCGTGTTCTTGGCACTCACTTCGCAGCCCTCTTGTTGATCGGGTGGACTTCATCGAGCTCGAGGTTCAGTTCCAGAACGTTGACACGCGCCTCGCCAAGGAACCCGGCCTGCCGCCCCGCCGTATGCTTCGCTACCAATTGGCGCAGTTGGTCTTCGCTTATGCCGCGCTCCCGCGCCACGCGCCGCACCTGAAAATCGGCGGCGGCGGGCGTCATATCGGGATCCAGACCCGACGCGGATGTCGTTACCAGGTCCACCGGCACAGGCTTACCGGGATTCTCCGCCTGCAGAGAATCAGCGCTCTGCTTAACGCGGTCAATCAGCGTCTTGTTGGTGGGGCCGAGATTGGAGCCGCCGGAGTTGGCGGCATCGTAGCCGTTGGTTCCCGCTGCCGAGGGACGCGAGTGAAAGTATCCCGGCCCGGTGAAT is a window encoding:
- the kdpC gene encoding potassium-transporting ATPase subunit KdpC → MKKNLITAVLMTLATTILLGIVYPLVVTGIARVAFPDKANGQLIQRDGKTVGSRIIGQPFTGPGYFHSRPSAAGTNGYDAANSGGSNLGPTNKTLIDRVKQSADSLQAENPGKPVPVDLVTTSASGLDPDMTPAAADFQVRRVARERGISEDQLRQLVAKHTAGRQAGFLGEARVNVLELNLELDEVHPINKRAAK